A genomic region of Bradyrhizobium sp. ORS 278 contains the following coding sequences:
- a CDS encoding fumarylacetoacetate hydrolase family protein produces MKLATFRTEGRERIGVVHAGDSRLFDLAAAADRAGKTNPAFASMLSLIDAGDAALDEARALIERYGGDESLSRDAAGTELLAPVPEPRQMRDGMSFPLHILQAPRGQRKLAARQRGDTEELARIDAEPLGELPEVYRKVPIFYITNRFSVRGPNTVVTWPRYSQVMDYELEFGIITKGRGKDIAAGKAGDHIFGFTIFNDFSARDTQRVEMDGRLGPSKGKSFDGGNVMGPWIVTPDEIGDPYRLKMEARVNGAVRSRGVSEGMLFSFEELIAYISKDETLMPGEFIGSGTVGNGCGLELGWYLEHGDVIELEVEKIGILKNRVERQDV; encoded by the coding sequence GTGAAGCTTGCGACATTTCGAACCGAGGGCCGGGAGCGGATCGGCGTGGTCCACGCCGGTGATTCCCGGCTCTTCGATCTGGCAGCCGCCGCCGATCGCGCCGGCAAAACCAACCCGGCCTTCGCCTCGATGCTGTCGCTGATCGATGCCGGCGACGCCGCGCTCGACGAGGCCCGCGCGCTGATCGAGCGCTATGGCGGCGACGAGAGCCTGTCGCGAGATGCCGCGGGCACGGAGCTGCTGGCACCGGTGCCGGAGCCGCGGCAGATGCGCGACGGCATGTCGTTTCCGCTGCACATCCTCCAGGCGCCGCGCGGCCAGCGCAAGCTCGCGGCGCGCCAGCGCGGCGACACCGAGGAGCTCGCGCGCATCGATGCCGAGCCGCTCGGCGAACTGCCCGAGGTTTATCGCAAGGTCCCGATCTTCTACATCACCAACCGGTTCAGCGTGCGCGGTCCCAACACGGTCGTGACATGGCCGCGCTACAGCCAGGTGATGGACTACGAGCTGGAGTTCGGCATCATCACGAAGGGCCGGGGCAAGGACATTGCGGCCGGCAAGGCGGGCGACCACATCTTCGGCTTCACCATCTTCAATGACTTCTCCGCCCGCGACACGCAGCGCGTCGAGATGGACGGCCGCCTCGGTCCCTCCAAGGGCAAGAGCTTCGACGGCGGCAACGTCATGGGGCCGTGGATCGTGACGCCCGACGAGATCGGCGATCCCTATCGCCTGAAGATGGAGGCGCGCGTCAATGGCGCGGTCCGCTCGCGCGGCGTCAGCGAGGGCATGCTGTTCTCGTTCGAGGAGCTGATCGCCTATATCAGCAAGGACGAGACATTGATGCCGGGCGAGTTCATCGGGTCGGGCACGGTCGGCAATGGCTGCGGGCTCGAGCTCGGCTGGTACCTCGAGCATGGCGACGTCATCGAGCTCGAGGTCGAGAAGATCGGCATCCTGAAGAACAGGGTCGAGCGGCAGGACGTCTGA
- a CDS encoding ABC transporter substrate-binding protein: MRHQVMGAVLGSVLAALALTSAARADKIQIGCTATSDCASAMIAVDEGLFKKHGLDVEMVLIGINSNIPAAILSNSIQIGGPTSTVFLQAADGGLDLVAISGASIMNKTSNDAIAAFVRNGVIINGPQDFKGKKVGAPGIGAFLQVLFVKWLVEKGVDPKSVNFVEVTFPTMADTIKSGGVDAVLTAEPFVMRMTNANLGMVGARYAAELARTEPIIFYAASREWAEKNQETVKKFRAAIAEAAPIVNNDREKASAAIAKFTRQPLDLVKMTTPNYAEPELKPEQLAWWIDVMSAQKMLQSKLDLKKLILN, encoded by the coding sequence ATGCGTCATCAGGTCATGGGAGCCGTGCTGGGATCGGTGCTGGCCGCCCTTGCGCTCACGTCTGCCGCCCGCGCCGACAAGATCCAGATCGGCTGCACGGCGACGTCGGACTGCGCCTCGGCGATGATCGCGGTCGACGAGGGCCTCTTCAAGAAGCATGGCCTGGACGTCGAGATGGTGCTGATCGGGATCAACTCGAACATCCCCGCCGCCATTCTCTCCAACTCGATCCAGATCGGCGGGCCGACCTCGACCGTGTTCCTGCAGGCCGCCGACGGCGGCCTCGACCTCGTTGCGATCTCCGGCGCCTCGATTATGAACAAGACCTCGAACGACGCCATCGCCGCCTTCGTGCGCAACGGCGTCATCATCAACGGTCCGCAGGACTTCAAGGGCAAAAAGGTCGGCGCGCCCGGCATCGGCGCTTTCCTGCAGGTGCTGTTCGTGAAATGGCTGGTCGAGAAGGGCGTCGATCCGAAGAGCGTGAACTTCGTCGAGGTGACGTTCCCGACCATGGCCGACACCATCAAGTCGGGCGGGGTCGATGCCGTCCTGACGGCCGAGCCGTTCGTCATGCGCATGACCAACGCCAATCTCGGCATGGTCGGCGCGCGCTACGCCGCCGAGCTCGCCCGGACCGAGCCGATCATCTTCTATGCGGCGTCGCGCGAATGGGCCGAGAAGAACCAAGAGACGGTGAAGAAATTCCGCGCGGCCATCGCCGAGGCGGCCCCGATCGTGAACAACGATCGTGAGAAGGCCTCGGCCGCGATCGCCAAGTTCACCAGGCAGCCGCTCGACCTCGTCAAGATGACGACGCCGAACTACGCCGAACCGGAGCTGAAGCCGGAACAGCTCGCATGGTGGATCGACGTCATGTCGGCGCAGAAGATGCTGCAGAGCAAGCTGGACCTCAAGAAGCTGATCCTCAATTGA
- a CDS encoding GntR family transcriptional regulator, with translation MTASTPILQTETASGDTLSERAAALIERDIVAGVLTPGSRLGIVELARRYEIGPTPVREGLSRLVSRGLIVGIGQRGFRVAEVSREDLVDITRMRTVVENEALRLAMQNGGDSWEAGIIAALHQMRRYIQRMQSEFREGAPEFDRLHKAFHTALLDACGSRRLLAAHSDLYDQAYRYRRVMMRSFDDGSGFIREHEALAELVLARDAAAAQARLAAHLRSTIEIVYPQPKGA, from the coding sequence ATGACGGCCTCGACACCAATCCTGCAGACCGAGACGGCGAGCGGCGATACGCTCAGCGAGCGGGCCGCCGCGCTGATCGAGCGCGACATCGTCGCGGGCGTTCTCACGCCCGGCTCGCGGCTCGGCATCGTCGAGCTCGCCAGACGCTACGAGATCGGGCCGACACCGGTGCGCGAGGGGCTGTCCCGGCTGGTGTCGCGCGGTCTGATCGTCGGCATCGGCCAGCGCGGGTTTCGCGTCGCCGAGGTGAGCCGTGAGGATCTCGTGGACATCACGCGGATGCGCACGGTGGTGGAGAATGAGGCGCTGCGGCTGGCGATGCAGAACGGCGGCGACTCCTGGGAGGCCGGCATCATTGCAGCGCTGCACCAGATGCGACGCTACATCCAGCGCATGCAAAGCGAATTCCGCGAGGGCGCGCCTGAGTTCGATCGCCTGCACAAGGCGTTTCATACTGCCCTGCTCGACGCCTGCGGATCGCGCCGCCTGCTCGCCGCCCATTCCGATCTCTACGACCAGGCCTACCGTTACCGCCGTGTGATGATGCGCAGCTTCGACGACGGCAGCGGCTTCATCCGGGAGCACGAGGCACTCGCCGAACTCGTGCTCGCGCGCGATGCCGCCGCCGCGCAGGCGCGGCTCGCAGCGCATCTGCGCTCGACGATAGAGATCGTGTATCCCCAGCCCAAGGGAGCCTGA
- a CDS encoding ABC transporter ATP-binding protein — protein MAEPALALVQSSPSPARAQIAFENVALVLGGKAIIDTISLDVQAGEILCVVGASGCGKTTALRLAAGLYQPTAGNVRFEGEPMRAPRREIAVVFQDYGKALLPWRTAAGNISLALETIGMPAAQREARITELLAKVGLAGHAAKYPTEMSGGMQQRLQIARCLAQDPKVLLMDEPFGALDAMTRQGLQDEMLALVAATGATVVFVTHDLEEAIYLGDRVVGLLPHPGRVGLDLTIGLPRPRDQLATREHPEFLRLRRALFDFIKASE, from the coding sequence ATGGCGGAGCCTGCCCTCGCTTTGGTCCAATCATCTCCCTCGCCCGCGCGGGCGCAGATCGCGTTCGAGAATGTCGCGCTGGTGCTCGGCGGCAAGGCGATCATCGACACGATCAGTCTCGATGTGCAGGCGGGTGAGATCCTGTGCGTCGTCGGAGCCTCCGGCTGCGGCAAGACCACGGCGCTGCGGCTCGCCGCAGGCCTCTATCAGCCGACCGCTGGCAACGTGCGCTTCGAGGGCGAGCCGATGCGCGCGCCACGGCGCGAGATCGCGGTCGTGTTCCAGGACTATGGCAAGGCGCTGCTGCCCTGGCGCACCGCGGCCGGCAACATCTCGCTCGCGCTGGAAACGATCGGCATGCCCGCCGCGCAGCGCGAGGCGCGCATCACCGAGCTGCTCGCCAAGGTCGGGCTCGCCGGCCACGCCGCCAAATATCCGACGGAGATGTCCGGCGGCATGCAGCAGCGGCTGCAGATCGCGCGCTGCCTCGCGCAGGACCCGAAGGTGCTGCTGATGGACGAGCCGTTCGGCGCGCTGGATGCCATGACACGGCAAGGCCTTCAGGACGAGATGCTGGCGCTGGTTGCGGCGACCGGCGCCACCGTCGTGTTCGTGACGCATGATTTGGAGGAGGCGATCTATCTCGGCGACCGCGTCGTCGGCCTGCTGCCGCATCCCGGCCGCGTCGGCCTGGACCTGACGATCGGCCTGCCGCGGCCGCGCGACCAGCTGGCGACGCGCGAGCATCCGGAATTCCTGCGGCTGCGCCGCGCGCTGTTCGACTTCATCAAGGCCAGCGAATGA
- a CDS encoding ABC transporter permease, whose product MTLPERIKPVLLPLAALFAFEAWMRLAAVQSDSLAPPSAVLLALLRAFTDGSLLIATRDTLASAFAGLALGGAIGLVLGITLGLSQILSRLMEVTIEAIRPIPSVALLPLALIALGFGYRMEIAIVAFACVWPVLIMTRAAVGGIEPRLIEVARVLRLTQLDRVMKIVIPAALPRIFLAFRLAAGIALIVAVTVEIAINPLGLGAGIMTAQQGLQPDLMLAYLVWIGVTGFALNAALIAAQRTLFGRAALSGDNP is encoded by the coding sequence ATGACCCTGCCGGAGCGCATCAAGCCGGTGCTGCTGCCGCTCGCGGCGCTATTCGCCTTCGAGGCGTGGATGCGGCTCGCTGCCGTACAGAGCGACTCGCTGGCGCCGCCGAGCGCGGTTCTGCTCGCGCTCCTGCGCGCCTTCACCGACGGCTCGCTGCTGATCGCGACACGCGATACGCTCGCCTCGGCGTTCGCCGGCCTCGCGCTCGGCGGCGCGATCGGGCTGGTGCTCGGCATCACGCTGGGGCTCTCGCAAATCCTCAGCCGGCTGATGGAGGTCACGATCGAGGCGATCAGGCCGATCCCCTCGGTGGCCCTGCTGCCGCTCGCCCTGATCGCGCTCGGCTTCGGCTATCGTATGGAGATCGCGATCGTCGCCTTCGCGTGCGTCTGGCCGGTGCTGATCATGACGCGCGCCGCGGTTGGCGGCATCGAGCCGCGGCTGATCGAGGTCGCGCGCGTGCTGCGGCTGACGCAGCTCGACCGTGTCATGAAGATCGTCATTCCCGCCGCCCTGCCCCGCATCTTCCTCGCCTTCCGGCTCGCCGCCGGCATCGCGCTGATCGTGGCCGTCACGGTGGAGATCGCGATCAACCCGCTCGGCCTCGGCGCCGGCATCATGACGGCGCAGCAGGGACTGCAGCCCGACCTGATGCTCGCTTATCTCGTCTGGATCGGCGTCACGGGATTCGCGCTCAATGCTGCGTTGATCGCCGCACAGCGGACTTTGTTCGGGCGCGCCGCATTGTCAGGTGACAATCCATGA
- a CDS encoding ABC transporter permease, giving the protein MIAWRVASFAVAAGFIAAWQLAADRRLVSPVFLPGPDRAWASLLRGFTSGDLLTKLAGTLAHMAYGWLLASIVGIALGAMIGSSKAMRSYVAPTLELLRPLPVSAIIPVAIAALGLSQSMALFVIAFGSLWPMLLGTIHGFAAVEPRLYEVARVLHMSRLAVIFKIALPSAAPDILAGMRLSLTVALILAVVCEMLAGLDGLGQWVLLSARAFRSADLFAGVLLLGAIGYVTSVAMGAAESRLLRWQAARR; this is encoded by the coding sequence GTGATCGCGTGGCGTGTTGCCAGCTTCGCCGTTGCCGCAGGCTTCATCGCGGCCTGGCAGCTTGCCGCCGATCGGCGCCTGGTCTCGCCCGTGTTCCTGCCGGGGCCCGATCGCGCCTGGGCATCGCTGCTGCGCGGCTTCACGAGCGGCGATCTGCTGACGAAGCTCGCGGGCACGCTGGCGCACATGGCCTATGGCTGGCTGCTCGCCTCGATCGTCGGCATCGCGCTCGGCGCGATGATCGGCTCCTCCAAGGCGATGCGCAGCTACGTCGCGCCGACGCTCGAGCTGCTGCGGCCGCTGCCGGTCTCGGCGATCATTCCGGTCGCGATCGCCGCGCTTGGCCTGAGCCAAAGCATGGCGCTGTTCGTGATCGCGTTCGGCTCGCTGTGGCCAATGCTGCTCGGGACCATCCACGGCTTTGCCGCGGTCGAGCCTCGGCTCTATGAGGTCGCACGCGTGCTGCACATGTCGCGGCTTGCCGTCATCTTCAAGATCGCGCTGCCGTCAGCGGCGCCCGACATTCTCGCCGGGATGCGGCTGAGCTTGACCGTGGCGCTGATCCTCGCCGTCGTGTGCGAGATGCTCGCGGGGCTCGACGGCCTCGGCCAGTGGGTGCTGCTGTCGGCGCGCGCGTTCCGATCCGCCGACCTGTTCGCCGGCGTGCTGTTGCTCGGCGCCATCGGCTACGTCACGTCGGTCGCAATGGGCGCCGCCGAAAGCCGCCTCTTGCGTTGGCAGGCCGCGCGGCGATAG
- a CDS encoding FAD-dependent oxidoreductase, translating to MSSVETIDRTPELAVDCLIIGAGAAGLVAALSAAESGESVLVLERDAVPQGSTALSAGLIPAAGTRWQAALGIDDSPARFAADIMHKAHDEPDAALVQLVTTTIGPTLEWLADRHRLPFSLVDNFSYPGHSRYRMHGLPSRAGRELIDRLRTAAEAAGIDILCDAHAASLLLDRAQRVVGVRFARPDGGSDEIGCRRLILACSGYGGNPALVARHIPQMASATYFGHVGNQGDALTWGEQLRAATRHLGGHQGHGSVAHPAGILISWATITEGGFQVNSDGQRFSNEASGYSEQAAHVLAQPEGIAWTIFDARIAGIAAQFEDFRNAIAHGAVLEGYDIGSLAAAMRVPADVLARTCEEVSDAKAQHRTDRFGRSFAGVPQLAPPYRAVKVTGALFHTQGGLVIDERARVVRNDGTAIDNLFAVGGAACGVSGADAAGYLSGNGLLTAVALGRVAGLAR from the coding sequence ATGAGTTCGGTCGAGACGATCGATCGCACGCCCGAGCTTGCCGTCGACTGCCTGATCATCGGCGCGGGTGCGGCTGGGCTCGTCGCTGCGCTGTCGGCGGCCGAGAGTGGCGAGAGCGTGCTGGTGCTGGAACGCGATGCCGTACCGCAGGGCTCGACCGCGCTGTCGGCCGGACTCATTCCGGCTGCCGGCACGCGCTGGCAGGCGGCGCTCGGCATCGACGACAGTCCCGCGCGCTTCGCGGCCGACATTATGCACAAGGCGCATGATGAGCCGGATGCGGCGCTGGTGCAGCTCGTCACCACGACCATCGGCCCGACGCTCGAATGGCTCGCGGACCGGCATCGGCTGCCATTCTCGCTGGTCGACAATTTCAGCTATCCCGGCCACTCGCGCTATCGCATGCATGGGCTTCCGAGCCGCGCCGGACGCGAGCTTATCGACCGGCTGCGCACGGCCGCCGAGGCCGCCGGAATCGATATCCTCTGCGACGCGCATGCGGCGTCCTTGCTGCTCGACCGCGCGCAGCGCGTCGTCGGTGTGCGCTTCGCGCGGCCCGACGGCGGCAGCGACGAGATCGGCTGCCGCCGCCTGATCCTCGCCTGCAGCGGCTACGGCGGCAATCCCGCGCTGGTCGCCCGGCACATCCCGCAAATGGCGAGCGCGACCTATTTCGGCCATGTCGGCAACCAGGGCGATGCGCTGACGTGGGGCGAGCAGCTCCGCGCGGCGACGAGGCATCTCGGCGGGCACCAGGGCCACGGCTCGGTCGCGCATCCCGCAGGCATCCTCATCAGCTGGGCGACCATCACCGAGGGCGGTTTCCAGGTGAATTCCGACGGCCAGCGCTTCTCGAACGAGGCATCGGGCTATTCCGAGCAGGCGGCCCACGTCCTGGCGCAGCCGGAGGGCATCGCCTGGACGATCTTTGATGCGCGCATCGCTGGCATTGCCGCGCAGTTCGAGGATTTTCGGAATGCGATCGCGCATGGCGCGGTGCTGGAGGGGTACGATATCGGGAGCCTCGCAGCCGCGATGCGCGTCCCGGCCGATGTCCTTGCGCGCACATGCGAGGAAGTCAGCGACGCCAAGGCCCAGCATCGCACCGATCGTTTCGGCCGCAGCTTCGCCGGCGTGCCGCAACTCGCGCCACCCTATCGCGCGGTCAAGGTCACCGGCGCGCTGTTTCACACCCAGGGCGGCCTCGTCATCGACGAGCGGGCGCGCGTCGTGCGCAACGACGGCACCGCGATCGACAATCTGTTCGCCGTCGGTGGCGCGGCTTGCGGCGTCTCCGGCGCGGACGCCGCCGGCTATCTCTCCGGCAACGGCCTGCTCACCGCCGTCGCGCTTGGCCGCGTCGCGGGGCTGGCGCGCTGA
- a CDS encoding cysteine hydrolase, whose translation MSDHKVSAAQSALLIVDLQNDFLDPNGAYGRAGQTAADIAALPPRLKPFADLMRSKGGFVISTQFTLVPGKGGDPLISPHLKQLRPFLAKGDFLPGAWGHQLVETLQPADVTIEKIAYSAFYMTRLEWVLRKCRIEKLYVAGIVTNGGVASTVRDAHIRDFETVVLEDGCAAFTAETHATAIAALKPVCRVTSIAEAIKELAAS comes from the coding sequence ATGAGTGATCACAAGGTGTCGGCCGCGCAGAGCGCGCTGCTGATCGTCGATCTCCAGAACGATTTCCTCGATCCGAATGGCGCGTATGGCCGTGCGGGACAGACGGCGGCTGACATCGCGGCGCTGCCGCCGCGGCTCAAGCCGTTTGCCGATCTGATGCGAAGCAAAGGCGGCTTCGTCATCTCCACCCAGTTCACGCTGGTGCCGGGCAAGGGCGGTGACCCCCTGATCTCGCCGCATCTGAAGCAGCTGCGGCCGTTCCTCGCCAAGGGCGATTTCCTGCCCGGCGCGTGGGGCCATCAGCTGGTGGAGACGTTGCAGCCGGCCGACGTCACGATCGAGAAGATCGCCTATTCGGCATTCTACATGACACGGCTCGAATGGGTGCTGCGCAAGTGCCGCATCGAGAAGCTCTATGTCGCGGGCATCGTCACCAATGGCGGCGTGGCGTCGACCGTGCGTGACGCGCACATTCGTGACTTCGAGACGGTCGTGCTCGAGGATGGATGCGCCGCGTTCACGGCGGAGACGCATGCGACCGCGATCGCCGCGCTGAAGCCGGTGTGCCGCGTCACCTCGATCGCGGAGGCGATCAAGGAATTGGCCGCGTCATGA
- a CDS encoding hydantoinase/oxoprolinase family protein, whose product MSKLGTIVGVDVGGTFTDLFYFDEAKRSFRTNKVPSNRGDEAVGFLEGLQGFGAVSHLTSIVHGTTVGTNALLERKGARIGLITTRGFRDVLEMRRRDRRNTWGLWGDFVPVVERDMRAEVDERVLSDGTIRTAVDVAQVETTARELLAKGAQALAIVFVNAFANPDNERRALEAVQAIWPNDNVACSSQILPEIREFERTSTTALNAYLQPVVGSYLQKLQNALAGEAFDGRFHIVQSNGGVMSTDAARRFPIRTALSGPAAGVIAAAEIAKAAGFPNVITGDLGGTSFDVSLVVDGATSLAAQTTIDFGLVVRTPMIEITTIGAGGGSIAHVDAGGLLQVGPESAGSRPGPVCYGGGNDRPTLTDANVVLGRINADRPIGGKLKALDVEAAKRAIAKHVGEPLGLGVMEAAEAIVRIADSKMAGAIRLMSIERGHDPARFAAVPFGGGGALHVSALIKDVGLKAALVPRYPGVTSALGCVIADIRHDQVQTLNMFVDGLDIAALIRWMLSEAEHAQGVVKDARLAVERIDTLFELDMHYVGQTHTIRATVPAEIRDGAIALTVEDVRKAFETAYQKSFSRLLPGVPIKIVNLRTAAIGVRPRFDLSALAPDAGADLMTARLGSRDVWFDGKWWSTAIYARLGLPVGSDIAGPAILEQPDATTVIAPGFKARVDQFGNVIVERSA is encoded by the coding sequence ATGAGCAAGCTCGGCACCATCGTCGGCGTCGATGTCGGCGGCACCTTCACGGACCTGTTCTACTTCGACGAGGCGAAGCGCAGCTTCCGCACCAACAAGGTGCCGTCGAACCGCGGCGACGAAGCGGTCGGCTTCCTCGAAGGCCTGCAAGGTTTCGGCGCGGTCTCGCATCTCACCTCGATCGTGCACGGCACGACCGTCGGCACCAATGCGCTGTTGGAGCGCAAGGGCGCGCGCATCGGCCTGATCACGACGCGTGGCTTCCGCGACGTGCTGGAGATGCGCCGCCGCGACCGCCGCAACACCTGGGGCCTGTGGGGCGACTTCGTGCCCGTCGTCGAGCGCGACATGCGCGCCGAGGTCGACGAGCGCGTGCTGTCGGACGGCACCATCCGCACGGCCGTTGACGTTGCGCAGGTCGAGACGACCGCGCGCGAGCTGTTGGCAAAGGGCGCGCAGGCGCTGGCGATCGTGTTCGTCAACGCCTTCGCCAATCCCGACAACGAGCGCCGCGCGCTCGAAGCCGTGCAGGCGATCTGGCCGAACGACAATGTCGCCTGCTCCAGCCAGATCCTGCCGGAGATCCGCGAGTTCGAGCGGACCTCGACGACCGCGCTCAACGCCTATCTGCAGCCGGTGGTCGGCTCCTATTTGCAGAAGCTGCAGAACGCGCTGGCGGGTGAAGCGTTCGACGGCCGCTTCCACATCGTGCAGTCCAATGGCGGCGTGATGTCCACGGACGCGGCGCGGCGCTTCCCGATCCGCACCGCGCTGTCGGGCCCGGCGGCTGGCGTGATCGCCGCGGCGGAGATCGCCAAGGCGGCCGGCTTTCCCAACGTCATCACCGGCGATCTCGGCGGCACCTCGTTCGACGTGTCGCTGGTGGTCGACGGCGCGACCTCGCTGGCGGCGCAGACCACGATCGATTTCGGCCTCGTCGTGCGCACGCCGATGATCGAGATCACCACCATCGGCGCCGGCGGCGGCTCGATCGCTCATGTCGATGCCGGCGGCCTGCTGCAGGTCGGCCCGGAGAGCGCCGGCTCGCGTCCGGGTCCGGTGTGCTATGGCGGCGGCAACGACCGGCCGACGCTCACTGACGCCAACGTCGTGCTCGGCCGCATCAATGCTGACAGGCCGATCGGCGGCAAGCTCAAGGCGCTCGATGTCGAGGCCGCCAAGCGCGCCATCGCCAAGCATGTCGGCGAGCCGCTGGGTCTCGGCGTGATGGAGGCGGCGGAAGCCATCGTGCGCATCGCCGACAGCAAGATGGCCGGGGCCATCCGGCTGATGTCGATCGAGCGCGGCCATGATCCGGCGCGCTTCGCGGCGGTGCCGTTCGGCGGCGGCGGCGCGCTGCACGTCTCGGCGCTGATCAAGGATGTCGGGCTCAAGGCCGCGCTGGTGCCGCGCTATCCCGGCGTCACCTCGGCGCTCGGCTGCGTCATCGCCGACATCCGCCATGACCAGGTGCAGACGCTCAACATGTTCGTCGACGGCCTCGACATCGCGGCGCTGATCCGGTGGATGCTGTCCGAGGCCGAGCATGCCCAGGGCGTGGTGAAGGACGCACGGCTCGCGGTCGAGCGTATCGACACGCTGTTCGAGCTCGACATGCACTATGTCGGCCAGACCCACACCATCCGCGCGACCGTGCCGGCCGAGATCCGCGACGGTGCCATTGCGCTGACCGTGGAGGACGTGCGCAAGGCGTTCGAGACCGCCTATCAGAAGAGCTTCAGCCGGCTGTTGCCGGGCGTGCCGATCAAGATCGTGAATCTGCGTACGGCGGCGATCGGCGTGCGGCCGCGCTTTGACCTCTCGGCCCTCGCGCCCGATGCCGGCGCCGATTTGATGACCGCGCGGCTCGGCAGCCGCGACGTCTGGTTCGACGGCAAATGGTGGAGCACGGCGATCTACGCCCGGCTCGGTCTTCCGGTCGGCAGCGACATCGCCGGGCCCGCGATCCTGGAGCAGCCGGACGCGACCACGGTGATCGCACCCGGCTTCAAGGCGCGGGTCGACCAGTTCGGCAACGTCATCGTGGAGCGCAGCGCATGA
- a CDS encoding hydantoinase B/oxoprolinase family protein: protein MTNMDPITLAVLKGRLEQIADEMDATLYRSAFNPTIAEARDACHGIYHATTGDTLVQGQGGLPIFVGAMAFAVRAVIAKVEKEGGLEEGDTFIFNDPYDGGTHLNDFRLVRPVFRDNRVFCWIASVGHWLDIGGNVAGGYNPKAVESFQEGMRIPPVKLIAAGRMNHDILGIIEANSRVPMSNWGDLNGQLNALDLGEIRLRALLDDYGDKTVSNAFEAFSDRAETLMRAAIASLPDGTYSFEDVLDNDGIVDEPLTVALDVTIAGDTLTLDFTRSSAACKGPINISRSTTIAACYVALKHVFTEVPANAGCLRPISFDITDGSLLAAGPPKPVAGYTETILRLIGVVLGALAKADPSRATAAPFGTINALSIAGHRKDNSRFVMFSFFGGGLGGNPATDGLNHANNPISTATIPPVEILEAAYPVMFTQWALRPDSAGAGTHRGGVGAVYEVELLADADVALLGERGKAAPFGVAGGGSAALNHFAWQTEQGEASPPMVSKITDLHLKAGKRVRLETPGGGGWGPPEARPVAEVAHDVALGFVSAAQARDVYKVAVKADGAVDEAATHTLRAGGAA, encoded by the coding sequence ATGACCAACATGGATCCGATCACGCTCGCGGTGCTGAAGGGGCGGCTGGAGCAGATCGCCGACGAAATGGATGCGACGTTGTACCGCTCCGCGTTCAACCCGACGATCGCGGAGGCGCGCGACGCCTGCCACGGCATCTATCACGCGACGACCGGCGACACGCTGGTGCAGGGGCAGGGCGGTCTGCCGATCTTCGTCGGCGCGATGGCTTTCGCCGTGCGCGCCGTCATCGCCAAGGTCGAGAAGGAGGGCGGGCTCGAGGAGGGCGACACCTTTATCTTCAACGATCCCTATGACGGCGGCACCCATCTTAACGATTTCCGCCTGGTGCGACCGGTGTTCCGCGACAACAGGGTGTTCTGCTGGATTGCCTCGGTCGGCCACTGGCTCGACATTGGCGGCAACGTCGCCGGCGGCTACAATCCGAAGGCGGTCGAGAGTTTTCAGGAAGGCATGCGTATCCCGCCGGTCAAGCTGATCGCGGCGGGACGCATGAACCACGACATCCTCGGCATCATCGAAGCCAATTCGCGCGTGCCGATGTCGAACTGGGGCGACCTCAACGGCCAGCTCAACGCGCTCGATCTCGGCGAGATCAGACTGCGCGCGCTGCTCGACGATTACGGCGACAAAACCGTCTCCAATGCGTTCGAGGCGTTCTCTGATCGCGCCGAGACCCTGATGCGGGCGGCGATCGCCTCACTGCCGGACGGCACCTATTCATTCGAGGACGTGCTCGACAATGACGGCATCGTCGACGAACCGCTGACCGTCGCGCTCGATGTCACCATTGCCGGCGACACGCTGACGCTCGATTTCACCCGCTCGTCGGCGGCCTGCAAGGGCCCGATCAACATCTCGCGCTCGACCACGATCGCGGCCTGCTACGTCGCGCTGAAGCATGTGTTCACCGAGGTGCCGGCCAATGCCGGCTGCCTGCGGCCGATCTCGTTCGACATCACCGACGGCTCGCTGCTGGCGGCCGGGCCGCCGAAGCCGGTCGCGGGCTATACCGAGACCATCCTGCGCCTGATCGGCGTCGTGCTCGGCGCGCTCGCCAAGGCCGATCCGTCGCGCGCCACCGCCGCGCCGTTCGGCACCATCAATGCGCTGTCGATCGCGGGCCATCGCAAGGACAACAGCCGCTTCGTGATGTTCTCGTTCTTCGGCGGCGGCCTCGGCGGCAATCCCGCGACCGACGGCCTCAACCACGCCAACAACCCGATCTCGACCGCGACCATTCCGCCCGTGGAAATCTTGGAAGCAGCCTATCCCGTCATGTTCACGCAATGGGCGTTGCGCCCGGATTCCGCCGGTGCCGGCACCCATCGCGGCGGCGTCGGCGCTGTCTATGAGGTCGAACTGCTGGCCGATGCCGATGTCGCGCTGCTCGGCGAGCGCGGCAAAGCGGCGCCGTTCGGCGTCGCCGGCGGCGGCAGCGCCGCGCTCAATCATTTCGCCTGGCAGACGGAGCAGGGCGAGGCGAGCCCGCCGATGGTGTCCAAGATCACCGACCTGCATTTGAAGGCCGGCAAGCGCGTGCGGCTGGAGACACCCGGAGGCGGCGGCTGGGGTCCGCCGGAGGCGCGGCCCGTTGCTGAGGTCGCGCACGACGTCGCGCTCGGCTTCGTCTCGGCGGCGCAGGCGCGTGACGTCTACAAGGTTGCCGTGAAGGCAGACGGCGCGGTCGATGAAGCCGCGACGCACACGCTCCGTGCGGGAGGTGCGGCATGA